The Clostridium sporogenes region TAAGTACAGGTGATTTTATTAAAATTTTAGTTGATGAAATTGAGATTCCAATTATTGTGGATGCAGGAATTGGACGACCATCTCAGGCTTGTGAAGCTATGGAAATTGGTGTTGATGCTATTATGGCTAATACTGCAATTGCTACAGCAGGTAATATTTCAGCTATGGCAAAAGCCTTTAAAAATGCAATAGAAGCAGGAAGAACGGCCTATCTTTCAGGTCTTGGTCGCGTACTTGATAATGGAGCTTCAGCTTCATCACCATTAACTGGATTTCTTGAAGATTAAGGAGGAGATTTAAATGGAACAACCTATGGATCATATGAAGTATATGCCGGGTATGGAGGTAATTGAATCTAATATTATGAATCAGGTTATCTCAAAAATGGAAGCTTATGATTATAAAAAATATACAAGCCATGATGTACTTAGTGCTCTTAAGAAGGATGTATTAGATATTGAGGATTTTGGGGCTTTATTATCTCCAGCAGCCCTTCCCTTTCTTGAAGAAATGGCTAAGCGTGCTAAATTAGAAACACATAAACATTTTGGTAATTCGGTTTATATGTTTACTCCCCTTTATATTGCTAACTATTGTGAAAACTATTGTATTTATTGTGGGTTTAACTGTCATAACAAAATTAAACGTGCCAAACTTAATGCAGAAGAAATAGAAATGGAAATGAAAAGTATTGCTAAAACTGGACTACAAGAAATATTACTTCTTACCGGTGAAAGTCGTAGTATGTCTGATGTTTCTTATATTGGTGAAGCTTGCAAAATAGCTAGAAAATATTTTAAGGTAGTTGGACTTGAAGTATACCCAATGAACTCTGATGAATATGCATACTTACATGAATGTGGTGCAGATTTTGTTACCGTATTTCAGGAAACTTATAATTCTGATAAATATGAAACATTACATTTAGCTGGACACAAACGTATTTTCCCCTATCGTTTTAACGCACAGGAAAGAGCATTAAAAGGTGGAATGAGAGGTGTTGGATTTGCTGCATTACTTGGATTAGATGATTTTCGTAAGGATGCTTTTGCAACAGGGCTTCATGCTTACCTTATTCAACGTAAATATCCCCATGCTGAAATTGCTATTTCCTGTCCAAGACTGCGCCCAATAATAAATAATGATAAAATTAATCCAAAAGATGTACATGAAAAGCAACTTTTACAGGTTATTACTGCATATAGAATATTTTTACCTTTTGCAAATATTACTATATCAACTCGTGAATGTGCTAGATTTCGTGATAATGTAATCGGACTTTCTGCAACTAAAATTTCCGCTGGAGTTTCAGTTGGAATAGGCGGTCATAGTGATGAAGAAGATACTAAGGGTGATGAACAATTTGAAATTTCTGATACACGTACAGTATTAGAAATAGCTAATGAAATTGCTAATCATGGTCTTCAAGTAGTTATGAGTGATTATATATATGTATAAGTTATTAGCAATTACCAATCGTCATATTTGTAATAATGAATTTTTAGAACAGATGCAAGACATATGTACATTGAATGAAAAAAACACAGTCATTGAATCTGTAAGTATAGTACTTAGAGAAAAGGATTTATCTGAAAAGGATTATAAGAAGTTAGCGGCTAAAGTATTAAACATATGTGAAAAAAATAATACGGAGTGTATATTGCATACTTATTATAAAGTAGCAAAAGAACTTAATTGTAAAAAGATTCATCTACCATTACATGTTTTAAAATCTAATCCTAATATCTATAAAGATTTTAATGAAATTGGGGTTTCTATTCATTCAGTAAGTGAAGCAATAGAAGCTATGAATTTAGGAGCAACCTATATTACAGCAGGACATATATTTGCTACTGATTGTAAAAAAGACCTTCCACCACGAGGCTTAAGTTTCTTGTCATCAGTCTGTAGTTCTGTACATATTCCTGTTTATGCTATTGGTGGCATTTCACCAGCAAATGCTGAAAAAGCTATTAATGCAGGTGCAGAAGGTGTTTGTATTATGTCAGGACTAATGACTTGCAAAAGTTCTAAATTATTTATGGCGAAATAGAGAATATAAAAAGGATTGTATAATTTACAAAACTATCATAAAGTATGGCAAGTAATATATCTTTCTGATGACCTTATAATATATTCTATCATCTTATTATCTTACTTATAAATTAAAATGCTCCTACCCTCTTGCAGGATAATATTTATGTAGTCAGGCAAGAAAGACCAATATTAACTGCTAATAACTCCTTTAAATGGAGGGTACAGGGAAAGGGATGTTTACCCTATCACCATACCTTCATCTAATTTTATGAAAAACCTCATTTATTTATTATACTCTCTCTCACCATAAGTAAATGAGGTTAAATTTTTTTATATACAATATAATTAAGCTTATTCCTCTTTTCTTTTGTCATCTTCGCTAATATGCTGTATTCCTACAAATATAAGGTTTATTAGCCCTCTTATGTTTTTCCATTGAGATTCATTTGAATCAAGATAATAATAATTTTTTGTTCCTTCTTTGCGGACATTTACAATTTCTCCTCTTTTTAATATTTGCAGATGATGAGAAACAGCTGATCTAGAAAGATGAGTTTTCTTTGAAATTTCCTACCTTTCGTTCATTTGTTTAAACCATTATAGCAAATAGATATTCTTTTTGTTCATTGGTAAAGAAATTGATTACCATTATTTAAAATTAATATTTATCAAATAATTTTGTTTAATTATAACTTCAATAATAAAAATTTAACATAAGCACATATCACTTTAATAATGGTGATACATTTCCTAAATAAAATATATCCAAAACATGAAGAGCTCTTGTACAAGCTGTATAAAGTAACAATCTATCTTCTTCATCCTTATATCTTAAATCACTGGCATTATATATAATAACCACATCAAATTCCAAACCTTTAGCAAGATATGCAGGAATAACTAAAATATCATTAACATAGTCATCATCCTCACTTACAATCATTTTAACGTTAATCCTATCTCTCAAATAATTGTAAACTCTCTGTGCTTCATCAACATTTTTTGTTATTATCCCTATTGAATTATGGCCATGGCACTTATAAACTTTTACCTCTTCAACTATTCTTTTATTTATATCTTTTTCATCTAAAAACCCAGTCAAACTTGGCCAATCTCCACTCCTTTTCACGTATTCATCATTAATTTCCTTATTTAATATTTTCCGCGAAAATTTAGTTATTTCCATTGTTGACCTATAACTTTTAGTTAAATTTATTGTAGAAGTATCCTCAGATTTAAGTATATTTACAACATTATTATAACTTCCAACATTCATATAAGGATTAATGGATTGAGATATATCACCAAGGATTGTTTTATTTGCTTTGTTAAATAATTGATTGAAAATTTCATACTGCAATGGTGCATAATCTTGAGCTTCATCAATAATTACATACTTTACTTCTTCTGTTTTTGGAATATCACCTACAGCTCCTTTTATAAACAATAAAGCTATTTGATCTTCATAATTTATCTTTTTAGCCCTTAAATTTTCTAAGGTATATCTTTTTATTTCTCTAATACTTTCATTGCCATATTTAATATTTGCCATTTTTAATAAGCCCTCTAAATTTTCATAAAAGCTCTTATAACAATCCATCAAATCAAATTTAGTTTTTTCTTCTACCTTATTAATTATAGGTTTAATTTCCCTATCTACTAAAGATTTGCTTACTTTAACTATGTCATTCTCATCTAACTCTTCATTAGACTCTTCCATTTCTTTCACTGTTTTATCAACTAATCTTTTTTTATAAGGTTCTATAAGATATAAAAGTCTTCGTCTTAGTTTTTCTAATCTTCTCTTAAGAGGAAGACTCTCGTAGTCCTTATAAAATAATTCCTGTATTTCTAATGCTGAAATTATAGTTTCCTCTCCTAAAGTAATATCTCCAAAATCCATACTCATTTTTTTTAAGTGTTCTATATATACTTTTAATAATTTAGCAAAATCCACAGAAGACTTAAATTTTAAACTTTTAATCCTAGTATCATAAGACCGCTCACTCTTATCTCCAAAAATATTCTCCATCATTTCACAATAATCTTCCTTACTATCTATCTCCTCTAAAACTTTATGCATATATTCTTTAAATGTAGTTTGCAACATATTATCCTCTCCAAGCTGAGGTAAAACGTTAGAAATATAATCATTAAAAATATTATTCGGAGAAAATATCACGATATTTTTAGCTGTTATAATATCACGATGCTTATATAATAAATAGGCAATCCTATGCAGAGCAACAGAAGTTTTCCCACTTCCTGCTGGCCCTTGGACAATTAAATTTTTATATTTTTCATTACGAATTGCCTTATTTTGCTCTCTTTGAATCGTAGTTACAATAGCCTTCATTTTATTATCACTACTTTTACTTAATATATCTTGTAACACTTCATCATCTATTTTTATATTACTGTCAAACATATAATCAATTTTACCATTACTAATTTTATATTGCCTTTTCATTGATATTTTCCCATTTATAATTCCATCAGGACATTTATAATAAGCATTTCCAATTTCATAATCATAAAACATACTAGAAATTGGAGCCCTCCAATCATATATAATAAAATCAAAATCTTCATTAATTAAGTTAGAAATTCCAATATAGCACTTTTCAACATTTTCTATTCCATCTTCCTTAAAATCCATTCTTGCAAAGTAAGGAGATGAAATCATATTCTCGTATTTATCAACTAGTTTTCTTTCAAACTCATGGCTTCTCTTTTGAATCTTCATAGTATTAATAAATTGCATGAAATCTACAACATGCTGTAAACCATTTTCCACTGAAACAGCTCCAACATTTTTCCATAATTCTCTTTGAGTCTCAATAGCGTCTTTTTTAAAATTATCTTTGAAGTTTCTCTTTTCTTCTAATTGTCTTTTTACCTCCCTAAGTACATTTTCTAACCATTTCATTTCTACTATCCATTCAGATTTATTTATTGACAAAATATCTCCTCCTTGTAATAGGCATTAACATTTTAAAATTAATATTGATATTTTATCAAATACACCTGAAATTACTAGTCTATAATTACTTTTTTATATATGATATAATTAAAGTGAGGAAATAATATATTAAAATAATATTTACTTTACTTTTCCTGACTCTCCTATGACTTACTCAACATAAAATATAAGGCTATTAAATTTTGCTTTTTACTATATTTTTATATCCTGCATAGGTTATATAGAAATATCCCAAGTAAACTATAACAAATATTAGAATAGTTATTAAAATTGAATACCTAAAATTGGCTGTATTAATAATCATGCTGGTAAGATCATTAATTATCTTAATTACAACCATTGAATGAATTAACGCAAGAATCACTGGAAGACTAAAATACATCAAGGTTTGAATGAAAATTGTTTTGTCTATCATTTTTTTGTTTGCGCCAATTCTCTTTAAAGCTTTATATCTTTCTATGCTATCACTAGCCTCTGATAATTGCTGAAGAGCTAATACTGCCATACTAGCTATTAAAAATACTATTCCTAAATATATTGCAATAAATAGCATCATACTTGTTATTCCATTACTTTTAGAATACACCTCATCCTTGGTAATGGCATCTATAGAAATATCTAAATTCTTATACTCATCTTTAATATAATTATCATTAATTTTATTATATTTTTTATTATTCTCTTCTCTATTTTTATCTAAATACATTACATTAAGTATTGAGGAGCTAATTTTATAATCAGACACAAATTCATCATTCATAACTACTGTGCAAAAGTTATCCGCAATGGAAGATGTTTTAAGATTTTCTTCTATAACCTTACCATTTTTAACCAAATATTCTATTCCTCTTATATTAATTCTTCTATTACTTTTTAATTTTTCATTAATTAGATTAATGGCACCACCTGAACTTGATAAAATTAAAACTTCACTCTTATTTAAAGTTATTTCTTTTTCACCCTTTAATTTTAAAATTTTATTATAATCAGATATTTTACTAAAATATACATCATAACGTGTAAAATTTCTTTCCTTAATCTTTAATAATTCACTTGCCTTTAATTCTGTATAATAATCATTGTAAATTGCATATTTTTCATTTTTACTCTTTTGGAAATCAATTTTATTTAACATATCTTCTATATGGTTCTTTTCATCTTTGTTTTCATCTTTATTGTATAACGTTACACTGGCATCAAAGGGAGTGATTTTTCTACGTTCCTCTTCTTTAACTTTTTTAAAATTTATTCCTGTAGATAATACCACTATTGTAATAAATAGCATTAAACATATTAAAGACATTGATATAAAGTTTGTATTAACTTTACTATTCATTTGTTTTAATACAAACATATTTAGCCCTTTAAAATATATCTTTTTGTTTTTATTCGTTACATATAATATAACTCCAGCTAAGCTAAAGAAAAATAATACTGTACCTATTATAGCAAGAGCTATTGGTATAGACATATTACGTTCTAAATCAAAACGTATCTCTAGTAAAGATTTATATGAAAATCCAAGAAATATTAAACATAAAACAAATGTTAATAAATATATAAATGGATTTTTAAATTTTATGTCTTCATTTTTTATATTGGCTATTAATAGATCAATAACTTTATATTTAGAAATAACAAATACATTAAATATCATAACAAGCAAAAACATTGTTCCAAAGTATAATATAGTCTTACCTATAGCACTTGTTGAAACTATAAACTTATATTCATCCATTCCCACATCAAATAGCTTTAAAGTAAATGTAGATAACCCTTGTGATACTCCAATTCCTAATATAAGTCCACCAACTAAAGATATAACTCCCACTATAAAGGTCTCCGTTACTAAAATTCTAGATATCTTTCTTTTTCCCATACCTAAAATCATATAAATTCCTAACTCTTTTTTACGTCTTTTTATTAAAAAATTATTTGCATACACTATTAATCCACCTAATATTATGGATACTAACACTGAAACACCTGAAATGCCCTTCATTATTTCAGACATAAATTTTATTTCAATAAGTACCTTTTGTGATTCTATTGAATTAAAGCTATAAAATATACAAACAGCTAATATTAGTGTTAAAAAATATATAGTATAATCTTTATAACTTTTCTTTATATTTTTAAGAGCTATCTTAGAATACATTATTATCATCACCTCCAAAAAGTAGAATTTTTCAACTTCATCTCCTGTAACTTATTTTATACAATTCCATTTATTGTATCAATGAAACTATATTTCATTAACATTACACTTTTGTTATATTGATATAAATTTGATTATTTCAATACAACAAGAAAACCCTAAACTAATTAATTAGCTCAGGGTTAAATATTACTTTTTATTATATTTTTATATCCTGTATATGTTGTATAGAAATATCCTGCATAAACTACAATAAATATTAAAGCTGTTATTAAAGCCGAGGATCTAATATCGGGTTTACTAAACATACTTATATAATCATTAACCACCTTAATTCCAACCACTGAGTGAATTAGTGCAAGAATCACTGGAAAACTAAAATACATGAATGTTTGAATAAAAATTGTCTTATCTATCATTTTTGAGTTTGCACCAATTCTCTTTAAAGATTTATATCTTTCTATGCTATCACTGGCTTCTGATAATTGTTGAAGAGCTAATATAGCCATGCTAGTTATTAAAAATACTATACCTAAATATATTCCTATAAATAGTACTGTAGTTGTAGCGCTCTTATTGCTTCCATACAGCTCATCCTTTGAAAAAGCATTCATATGTCTAATATTTAATTTCTTATATTTCCCCTTAATATAGCTATCGCTGATTTCTTTATATTTTTTATTATTTTCTTCTCTGTTTTTATCTGAATACATTACATTAAGCACTGATGCACTAATTTTATAATCAGATAAAAACTCATCATTTATAACTATTGTGCAGAAATTAGTTGTGGCAATAAAAGTTTCGAGATTTTCTTCTATAACCTTGTTATTTTTTATTAGATATTCTTTTCCTTTAATATTAATTTTATTGCTCTTTTTTAACTTTTCATTAATTGGATTAATTGATTCCTCAAAATTTGATAGGATTAAAACCTCATCCTTATTTAAATTTATTTCTTTTTTCCCCTTCAATTTCGACATTTTATTATAATCAGATATTTTAATAAAGTTTCCTTCTGTATTATAAGTAAATAAATTCTTCACCTTTACTTTTGTATTATACTGATTGTAAGTTGCATATTTTTCATTTTTACTTATTTTAAAATTAATTTTATTTAATATGTCTTCTATATCATTGCTTTTACCATTATTGTATACTATTATACTAGCATCAAAGGGTGTTATTTTTTCAATTTGTGCTTCAAAAACTTGTTTAAAGCTTATTCCTGTAGATAATAGCCATATTGTTATAAATAGCATTAAGCAAATTAAAGACATTGATAAGAAATGTGTATTAACCTTGCTATTTATTTGTTTCACCACAAATATA contains the following coding sequences:
- the thiH gene encoding 2-iminoacetate synthase ThiH, which translates into the protein MEQPMDHMKYMPGMEVIESNIMNQVISKMEAYDYKKYTSHDVLSALKKDVLDIEDFGALLSPAALPFLEEMAKRAKLETHKHFGNSVYMFTPLYIANYCENYCIYCGFNCHNKIKRAKLNAEEIEMEMKSIAKTGLQEILLLTGESRSMSDVSYIGEACKIARKYFKVVGLEVYPMNSDEYAYLHECGADFVTVFQETYNSDKYETLHLAGHKRIFPYRFNAQERALKGGMRGVGFAALLGLDDFRKDAFATGLHAYLIQRKYPHAEIAISCPRLRPIINNDKINPKDVHEKQLLQVITAYRIFLPFANITISTRECARFRDNVIGLSATKISAGVSVGIGGHSDEEDTKGDEQFEISDTRTVLEIANEIANHGLQVVMSDYIYV
- a CDS encoding thiamine phosphate synthase; the protein is MYKLLAITNRHICNNEFLEQMQDICTLNEKNTVIESVSIVLREKDLSEKDYKKLAAKVLNICEKNNTECILHTYYKVAKELNCKKIHLPLHVLKSNPNIYKDFNEIGVSIHSVSEAIEAMNLGATYITAGHIFATDCKKDLPPRGLSFLSSVCSSVHIPVYAIGGISPANAEKAINAGAEGVCIMSGLMTCKSSKLFMAK
- a CDS encoding ArsR/SmtB family transcription factor — protein: MSKKTHLSRSAVSHHLQILKRGEIVNVRKEGTKNYYYLDSNESQWKNIRGLINLIFVGIQHISEDDKRKEE
- the helD gene encoding RNA polymerase recycling motor HelD; translated protein: MSINKSEWIVEMKWLENVLREVKRQLEEKRNFKDNFKKDAIETQRELWKNVGAVSVENGLQHVVDFMQFINTMKIQKRSHEFERKLVDKYENMISSPYFARMDFKEDGIENVEKCYIGISNLINEDFDFIIYDWRAPISSMFYDYEIGNAYYKCPDGIINGKISMKRQYKISNGKIDYMFDSNIKIDDEVLQDILSKSSDNKMKAIVTTIQREQNKAIRNEKYKNLIVQGPAGSGKTSVALHRIAYLLYKHRDIITAKNIVIFSPNNIFNDYISNVLPQLGEDNMLQTTFKEYMHKVLEEIDSKEDYCEMMENIFGDKSERSYDTRIKSLKFKSSVDFAKLLKVYIEHLKKMSMDFGDITLGEETIISALEIQELFYKDYESLPLKRRLEKLRRRLLYLIEPYKKRLVDKTVKEMEESNEELDENDIVKVSKSLVDREIKPIINKVEEKTKFDLMDCYKSFYENLEGLLKMANIKYGNESIREIKRYTLENLRAKKINYEDQIALLFIKGAVGDIPKTEEVKYVIIDEAQDYAPLQYEIFNQLFNKANKTILGDISQSINPYMNVGSYNNVVNILKSEDTSTINLTKSYRSTMEITKFSRKILNKEINDEYVKRSGDWPSLTGFLDEKDINKRIVEEVKVYKCHGHNSIGIITKNVDEAQRVYNYLRDRINVKMIVSEDDDYVNDILVIPAYLAKGLEFDVVIIYNASDLRYKDEEDRLLLYTACTRALHVLDIFYLGNVSPLLK
- a CDS encoding FtsX-like permease family protein produces the protein MYSKIALKNIKKSYKDYTIYFLTLILAVCIFYSFNSIESQKVLIEIKFMSEIMKGISGVSVLVSIILGGLIVYANNFLIKRRKKELGIYMILGMGKRKISRILVTETFIVGVISLVGGLILGIGVSQGLSTFTLKLFDVGMDEYKFIVSTSAIGKTILYFGTMFLLVMIFNVFVISKYKVIDLLIANIKNEDIKFKNPFIYLLTFVLCLIFLGFSYKSLLEIRFDLERNMSIPIALAIIGTVLFFFSLAGVILYVTNKNKKIYFKGLNMFVLKQMNSKVNTNFISMSLICLMLFITIVVLSTGINFKKVKEEERRKITPFDASVTLYNKDENKDEKNHIEDMLNKIDFQKSKNEKYAIYNDYYTELKASELLKIKERNFTRYDVYFSKISDYNKILKLKGEKEITLNKSEVLILSSSGGAINLINEKLKSNRRINIRGIEYLVKNGKVIEENLKTSSIADNFCTVVMNDEFVSDYKISSSILNVMYLDKNREENNKKYNKINDNYIKDEYKNLDISIDAITKDEVYSKSNGITSMMLFIAIYLGIVFLIASMAVLALQQLSEASDSIERYKALKRIGANKKMIDKTIFIQTLMYFSLPVILALIHSMVVIKIINDLTSMIINTANFRYSILITILIFVIVYLGYFYITYAGYKNIVKSKI
- a CDS encoding FtsX-like permease family protein, encoding MYSKIALKNIKKSYKDYSIYFLTLILAVCIFYSFNSIESQKALLAMKYSGKYISRLTTFMSFVSVFVSIILGSLILYANNFLIKKRKKELGIYMILGMGKRKISRILLTETFIVGVISLIAGLILGMGASQGLSAFAIKLFDVPMNEYKFAVSISAIGKTIFYFGIMFLLVIIFNVFVISKYKIIDLLTAGSKNEYIKFKNSFIYLLLFILSVILLVFAYKSILKIDPDVKNPIFVLSIVLAILCTMLLFFSLTGFILNIIKKNKKVYFKGLNIFVVKQINSKVNTHFLSMSLICLMLFITIWLLSTGISFKQVFEAQIEKITPFDASIIVYNNGKSNDIEDILNKINFKISKNEKYATYNQYNTKVKVKNLFTYNTEGNFIKISDYNKMSKLKGKKEINLNKDEVLILSNFEESINPINEKLKKSNKINIKGKEYLIKNNKVIEENLETFIATTNFCTIVINDEFLSDYKISASVLNVMYSDKNREENNKKYKEISDSYIKGKYKKLNIRHMNAFSKDELYGSNKSATTTVLFIGIYLGIVFLITSMAILALQQLSEASDSIERYKSLKRIGANSKMIDKTIFIQTFMYFSFPVILALIHSVVGIKVVNDYISMFSKPDIRSSALITALIFIVVYAGYFYTTYTGYKNIIKSNI